One segment of Mycolicibacterium sp. YH-1 DNA contains the following:
- a CDS encoding UPF0182 family protein has product MGMRPAARMPKLTQRSRILIGAALIAVVLLLIGPRFIDAYVDWLWFGELGYRSVFTTVLVTRLVVFVVAALVVGLVVYGALTLAYRTRPVFVPAAGPNDPVARYRTAVMSRMRLYTIGLPAFIGLLAGVVAQTYWVRVQLFLHGTAFGVSDPQFGLDLGFYAFDLPFYRLVLSYLFVVTFLALIANLLGHYLFGGIRLAGRTGALSRAARIQLISLGGTLILLKAFAYWLDRYELLSHTRGGKPFTGAGYTDINAVLPAKLILLAIAVICAVAVFSAIFLRDLRIPAIGVVLLLLSSLIIGAGWPLIVEQFSVKPNAAQKESEYISRSITATRQAYGLTDETVTYRDYSGVSNTSAEQVAADRATTSNIRLLDPTIVSPAFTQFQQGKNFYFFPDQLAMDRYVGPDGNLRDYVVAARELNPDRLIDNQRDWINRHTVYTHGNGFIASPANTVRGIANDPNQNGGYPEFLASVVGANGSVVSPGPAPLDQPRIYFGPVIANAAEDYAIVGKNGIDREYDYETNTETKNYTYGGSGGVPIGNWMTRSVFAAKYAERNFLFSNVINESSKILFNRDPAKRVEAVAPWLTTDTSMYPAIVNKRMVWIVDGYTTLDNYPYSELTSLSSATADSNEVAFNRLVPDKQVSYIRNSVKATVDAYDGTVTLYAQDETDPVLQAWMQVFPGTVQPKADISPELQDHLRYPEDLFKVQRALLAKYHVDDPVTFFSTSDFWDVPLDPNPTASSYQPPYYIVAKDVAANDNSAAFQLTSAMNRFRRDFLAAYISASSDPKNYGKLTVLTIPGQVNGPKLAFNAISTDTAVSQDLGVIGRDNQNRIRWGNLLTLPVGAGGLLYVAPIYASPGASDAASSYPRLIRVAMMYNDKVGYGPTVRDALDEIFGPGAGATATGPAPAVGPPGSTPPPAAQQGNAAPPAATPPAPDGRPEVPAPAAVPPGGPVQLSGAKAAALQEVNAALDGVQKAQHDGTFSEYGEALQRLDDAMAKYRDAK; this is encoded by the coding sequence GTGGGGATGCGGCCCGCGGCAAGGATGCCCAAGCTGACGCAACGTAGCCGGATTCTGATTGGCGCAGCGCTGATCGCTGTCGTGCTGCTGTTGATCGGGCCGCGCTTCATCGACGCGTACGTCGACTGGCTGTGGTTCGGCGAACTCGGCTACCGCTCGGTGTTCACCACCGTGCTGGTCACCCGGTTGGTCGTCTTCGTGGTGGCGGCGCTGGTGGTCGGACTGGTCGTGTACGGGGCGCTGACGCTGGCCTATCGCACCCGGCCCGTTTTCGTGCCTGCCGCAGGACCCAATGACCCCGTCGCCCGGTACCGCACCGCGGTGATGTCGCGGATGCGGCTGTACACGATCGGCTTGCCGGCGTTCATCGGTCTGCTCGCCGGTGTTGTCGCGCAGACGTACTGGGTGCGGGTGCAGCTGTTCCTGCACGGCACCGCGTTCGGCGTCTCGGATCCGCAGTTCGGCCTCGACCTCGGCTTCTACGCTTTCGACCTGCCGTTCTACCGCCTGGTCCTGAGCTACCTGTTCGTCGTGACGTTCCTGGCACTCATCGCCAACCTGCTCGGGCACTACCTGTTCGGTGGTATCCGGCTGGCCGGCCGCACCGGCGCACTGAGCCGGGCAGCCCGCATCCAGCTGATCTCGCTGGGCGGCACGCTGATCCTGCTCAAGGCCTTCGCCTACTGGCTCGACCGCTACGAACTCCTGAGCCACACCCGCGGCGGCAAACCGTTCACGGGTGCCGGTTACACCGACATCAACGCGGTGCTTCCGGCCAAGCTCATCCTGCTGGCCATCGCCGTGATCTGTGCGGTCGCGGTGTTCTCCGCGATCTTCCTGCGGGACTTGCGCATCCCGGCGATCGGTGTGGTGCTGCTGCTGCTGTCGTCGTTGATCATCGGTGCGGGCTGGCCGCTGATCGTCGAGCAGTTCAGCGTCAAACCCAATGCTGCGCAGAAGGAATCGGAGTACATCAGCCGCAGTATCACGGCCACCCGGCAGGCCTACGGCCTGACCGACGAAACGGTGACGTACCGCGACTACAGCGGCGTCTCCAACACCTCCGCCGAGCAGGTGGCGGCCGACCGGGCGACGACCTCCAACATCCGGTTGCTCGATCCGACCATCGTCAGCCCCGCGTTCACACAGTTCCAGCAGGGCAAGAACTTCTACTTCTTCCCCGATCAGCTGGCCATGGACCGCTACGTGGGCCCGGACGGAAACCTCCGCGACTACGTGGTCGCCGCACGTGAGCTGAACCCCGACCGCCTCATCGACAACCAGCGCGACTGGATCAACCGCCACACCGTCTACACCCACGGCAACGGCTTCATCGCCTCGCCGGCCAACACGGTGCGCGGTATCGCCAACGATCCCAACCAGAACGGCGGCTACCCGGAGTTCCTGGCCAGCGTGGTCGGTGCGAACGGCAGTGTGGTCTCGCCTGGTCCGGCTCCGCTGGATCAGCCGCGGATCTACTTCGGCCCGGTGATCGCCAACGCCGCCGAGGACTACGCGATCGTCGGTAAGAACGGCATCGACCGCGAGTACGACTACGAGACCAACACCGAGACCAAGAACTACACCTACGGTGGCTCGGGCGGCGTCCCGATCGGCAACTGGATGACGCGCAGCGTCTTCGCGGCGAAGTACGCCGAGCGCAACTTCCTGTTCTCCAACGTGATCAACGAGAGCAGCAAGATCCTGTTCAATCGGGACCCGGCCAAGCGCGTCGAGGCGGTGGCGCCGTGGCTCACGACCGACACGAGCATGTATCCCGCGATCGTCAACAAGCGGATGGTGTGGATCGTCGACGGCTACACCACGTTGGACAACTACCCGTACTCGGAGCTGACGTCGCTGTCGAGTGCGACGGCGGACTCCAATGAGGTGGCGTTCAACCGGCTGGTTCCCGACAAGCAGGTGTCTTACATCCGCAACTCGGTGAAGGCCACCGTCGACGCCTACGACGGCACTGTGACGCTGTACGCCCAGGACGAGACGGATCCGGTGCTGCAGGCGTGGATGCAGGTCTTCCCGGGCACGGTGCAGCCCAAGGCCGACATCAGCCCCGAACTACAGGATCACCTGCGCTACCCCGAGGACCTGTTCAAGGTGCAGCGGGCGCTGCTGGCCAAGTACCACGTCGACGATCCGGTGACGTTCTTCTCGACATCCGATTTCTGGGATGTCCCGCTCGATCCGAACCCGACCGCGAGCAGCTACCAGCCGCCGTACTACATCGTCGCCAAGGACGTTGCCGCGAACGACAATTCGGCGGCATTCCAGCTGACGAGTGCGATGAACCGGTTCCGGCGTGACTTCCTGGCCGCCTATATCAGCGCCAGCTCGGATCCCAAGAACTACGGCAAGCTCACCGTGTTGACCATCCCGGGACAGGTCAACGGTCCCAAGCTGGCGTTCAACGCGATCAGCACCGACACGGCGGTCAGCCAGGACCTCGGCGTCATCGGCCGGGACAACCAGAACCGCATCCGTTGGGGCAACCTGTTGACCCTGCCGGTGGGTGCCGGCGGCCTGCTGTACGTCGCGCCGATCTACGCCTCGCCGGGCGCCAGTGACGCGGCCTCGTCGTACCCGCGCCTCATCCGTGTGGCGATGATGTACAACGACAAGGTCGGTTACGGACCCACCGTCCGCGACGCCCTCGACGAGATCTTCGGTCCCGGTGCGGGTGCGACGGCCACCGGCCCCGCCCCCGCGGTAGGGCCGCCGGGCAGTACACCACCGCCGGCCGCGCAGCAGGGCAACGCCGCACCGCCGGCCGCCACGCCGCCTGCACCGGACGGCCGCCCCGAGGTGCCAGCACCGGCTGCCGTACCGCCGGGTGGTCCGGTGCAGCTGTCGGGTGCGAAAGCCGCGGCGCTTCAGGAGGTCAATGCCGCGCTGGACGGTGTGCAGAAGGCGCAGCACGACGGCACCTTCTCCGAGTACGGTGAGGCGCTGCAGCGGCTGGATGACGCGATGGCCAAGTATCGGGACGCCAAGTAG